In the genome of Pontibacter actiniarum, the window CGACTTCGGGCTGGTAAAGGAGTTTAAGCTGGTACATGAGGATTTTAAGACCCTGAATGTGCCATACGTGGCTGTGGTGGGCAACCACGACGCCATCAACAACGGCAAAGAGGCGTTTACAGCCATGTACGGCGACTACGACATCAGTTTTGCGGTAGGTAACTCAAAGTTTATTCTACTCAACACCAATTACCTGGAGTTCGACAAGCAGGTGCCAAACCTGAACTGGCTGGAGGAGGAACTGAAAGCCGCGGCGGACTATGAAAACGTTTTTGTCGTGTCGCACATTCCCCCAACCAACACCGAGTTCGGGGAGGAGAACCAGGAGCGGTACGCTAACCTGCTGAAGCAGTACAACGCCACATTCTCACTGCACGGGCACAACCACAGCTACAAGTATCATTTTCCTTTTGGCGAAGAGTTACCGGTGCTGGAGACAGCAGCCACGGAGAAGCTGGAATACGTGGTTTTTACGGTGGCTGG includes:
- a CDS encoding metallophosphoesterase family protein, producing MRNTCMMLTKIKRYSRVLLLTVIWGSLALLHQACEEFEYSPYEIRLDDDEKNINQRNLEKIKALNIAPTDTFRFVLTADAQGFYEENEKLVAHINRRDDIDFVLLGGDLTDFGLVKEFKLVHEDFKTLNVPYVAVVGNHDAINNGKEAFTAMYGDYDISFAVGNSKFILLNTNYLEFDKQVPNLNWLEEELKAAADYENVFVVSHIPPTNTEFGEENQERYANLLKQYNATFSLHGHNHSYKYHFPFGEELPVLETAATEKLEYVVFTVAGDNVSFKRVLI